AAATAATCGTACCGAAGAACGCAGTAACCCTGCGAACCGTCCTACGCGGGAAAATACGCCGAGAAACGGACGCGCCACCGAACAGCCCAGCAACCGGCCACAAAACCGCCGTGGACCAGAGCAAAACGTCGGTCGTCCCGCCCGGAACGAACAAACTGATCCGCAGGACGCCCGCCGGGTTCGGCAACGCATCCGTAAAGATGAGGGCTTGTCGGAAGAAACACCGGCGGCAGCAACCAACGGAAAACCAGCCGAAAGAAAACCCGGCCTTCCCGACCGCATGGCTCGTCCGGAGCAACCGCGGAATCGGAAAAACGAACTGGAACAACCGGCACTGGACCTTTCCATCGAACCAGAGGCCGATGATTTTTATACAGCTCCGGTCGAAACACCGGCGGCTGAACCTGAAATTCCGGCAGTTAGCCCCGAGGTTTCGGAAGCTCCCGCTCAGGTGGCTCAGCCCGAACCAACGGTTTCTGCCCCGCAGCCCTCCGTACAAGCCGAGCGTCAGCAACGCGACATTACGCGCCCGGACGATTATACCAACCGCATTCGTCGGCAGTATAACCAGCACGTTCGGGAGTTCGACGGGATTATCGAAAACGAGGGAGTTCTGGAAATTATGTCCGACGGCGGCTACGGCTTCCTGCGCTCGGCAGATTACAACTACCTCGCCAGCCCGGACGACATATATGTATCACCGTCACAAATCAAACTCTTCGGTCTGAAAACCGGAGACACGGTTCGGGGACAGATTCGCCCGCCAAAAGAAGGGGAAAAATACTTCGCTCTGCTGCGCGTGTCGTCCGTCAACGGGAAGACTACGGAAGAAATCCGCGACCGGATCCCGTTTGAGTACCTGACTCCGCTTTTCCCGGAAGAAAAACTGAACCTGAGCTACCGCCCGGATCAGTATTCAACCCGGATTGTTGACCTCTTTGCCCCCATCGGTAAGGGCCAACGCGGAATGATCGTGGCTCAGCCTAAAACCGGTAAGACGGTTTTGCTCAAGGATATCGCCAACGCCATTACGAAAAATCACCCGGAAGTTTACCTCATCATTCTGCTGATTGACGAGCGGCCGGAAGAGGTTACCGACATGGCCCGTAGCGTTAACGCGGAGGTTATTTCGTCCACGTTCGACGAGCAGGCGGAGCGGCACGTAAAAGTATCATCGATGGTCCTGGAAAAAGCCAAACGGATGGTAGAATGTGGTCACGACGTGGTAATTCTGCTCGACTCGATTACGCGTCTGGCGCGGGCTTACAATACCGTTGTACCGTCGTCGGGTAAAATCCTGTCGGGTGGTGTGGATGCCAATGCGCTGCACAAACCCAAGCGGTTCTTCGGGGCTGCCCGGAACGTTGAGAACGGCGGTTCGCTGACCATCATCGCCACGGCCCTGATCGACACCGGTTCCAAAATGGACGAAGTAATTTTTGAAGAGTTCAAGGGAACGGGTAACATGGAACTCCAGCTCGACCGGAAACTGTCGAACAAGCGCGTTTACCCAGCCGTTGATGTGCAGGCTTCGGGTACCCGTCGCGAGGATCTGCTGCTCGACAAAGAAACCCTGCAACGTACCTGGATCCTTCGCAAACACATGGCCGACATGAATCCGATGGAGTCCATGGACTTCCTGCTCGACCGGATGCGCGGAACCCGAAACAATGACGAATTCCTGGTTTCGATGAACCGCTAAAATCGGTTTATTCGCTAAGCTTTAACCGAAAAGCCGTACCCGTGTCTACCCAGACGCTGGTACGGCTTTTTATTTGTGTTGACAAAAGCATTGAATTTGAATGACTTTCCGCAGTGCCCTCCGTCATAAGGATACATTGCAACCTTCAAATTTTCTGTACTTTCATGTTCACCACAAAAACGCCCTGGGCTGTTCTGCTGCTTCTTTGGATGGGTGGTTCAACCTACTGGCACGTTTGCCACATCAAACAGTTATGCCCGGCCGACCGTGAGCCTTCTACCACGGTGTCTGTTAGCGTTCCAACTACGACGTTTATAATTCCCGCCCTACAATTTTCCGACGGGCCTTCGGCAACATTTCATTCACCCGGACATTTGGCTTTTGCAAAATCTGGCGCGGATGCCAACTTCAACAGTGTCCTTCCGTTGCTCGATTCGCTGGCCTTATACCTGAAATCGAATCCCGGTAAGCAACTGCAACTGACGGGTTTTTACGACGGTAGAGAACACAACACGACTTCTGAACCGAA
This Larkinella insperata DNA region includes the following protein-coding sequences:
- the rho gene encoding transcription termination factor Rho, whose product is MYNKEELELKLLSELRVIAESFSIRDISKLNKKELVYKILDQQALLPDPVPAAAENAEPGAVAAPAARKGRRTRQEPAPVVAEATPEPVASQEVAPPASAPAPEQPEAPAPAPNNRTEERSNPANRPTRENTPRNGRATEQPSNRPQNRRGPEQNVGRPARNEQTDPQDARRVRQRIRKDEGLSEETPAAATNGKPAERKPGLPDRMARPEQPRNRKNELEQPALDLSIEPEADDFYTAPVETPAAEPEIPAVSPEVSEAPAQVAQPEPTVSAPQPSVQAERQQRDITRPDDYTNRIRRQYNQHVREFDGIIENEGVLEIMSDGGYGFLRSADYNYLASPDDIYVSPSQIKLFGLKTGDTVRGQIRPPKEGEKYFALLRVSSVNGKTTEEIRDRIPFEYLTPLFPEEKLNLSYRPDQYSTRIVDLFAPIGKGQRGMIVAQPKTGKTVLLKDIANAITKNHPEVYLIILLIDERPEEVTDMARSVNAEVISSTFDEQAERHVKVSSMVLEKAKRMVECGHDVVILLDSITRLARAYNTVVPSSGKILSGGVDANALHKPKRFFGAARNVENGGSLTIIATALIDTGSKMDEVIFEEFKGTGNMELQLDRKLSNKRVYPAVDVQASGTRREDLLLDKETLQRTWILRKHMADMNPMESMDFLLDRMRGTRNNDEFLVSMNR